Below is a genomic region from Zea mays cultivar B73 chromosome 9, Zm-B73-REFERENCE-NAM-5.0, whole genome shotgun sequence.
ccgctagttcatttttaaactaaactGTGATAGATAAAAAAAACGAGAGATTAAATAATATGGCGAGATATAAATAGCTGCAGCATATAGATGCACATATAGTACAGTACATAATACGCGCGCGCGCGCAGATGAGCTGATCAAGACCGCCAAGTGCCTCGCAACGCCGGGCAAGGGCATCCTGGCCTCCGACGAGTCGACGGGCACCATCGGCAAGCGCCTGTCCAGCATCAACCTCGAGAACGTGGAGTCGAACCGGCAGGCGCTCCGCGAGCTGCTCTTCACGGCGCCCGGCGTGTTCGACTACCTCTCCGGGGTCATCCTCTTCGAGGAGACGCTGTACCAGAAGACCTCCGACGGGAAGCCGTTCGTGGACGTGCTCATCGCGGGCGGAGTGGTCCCTGGGATCAAGGTCGACAAGGGCACCGTGGAGATCGCGGGCACCGACGGCGAGACCACCACGCAGGGCCTCGACTCCCTGGGCGCACGCTGCGCCAAGTACTACGAGGCCGGCGCGCGCTTTGCCAAGTGGCGCGCCGTGCTCAAGGTCGGCCCCGCGGGGCAGGGGCAGCCCTCCGAGCTCGCCGTCAGGCAGAACGTCGAGGGCCTCGCGCGGTACGCGCTCATCTGCCAGGAGAACGGGCTGGTGCCCATCGTGGAGCCCGAGATACTCACCGACGGCGGCCACGACATCGGGACCTGCGCCGCCGCCACGGAGCGCGTCCTCGCCGCCCTCTACAAGTCGCTCAGCGACCACAAAGTCCTGCTCGAGGCCACGCTCCTCAAGACCAACATGGTCACCCCCGGTTCCGATAGCCCCAAGGCATGTCGACGACTCGACCGTCGATCATTCTTGTCCGACCATGCATATAATATATCGTCCATTAATTCATGGACGCAAGATTTTTCAGGTCTCCGCGGAGGTGATAGCGGAGTACACGGTGGCGGCGCTGCGGCGCACCGTGCCGCCGGCGGTGCCCGGGGTGGTGTTCCTgtcgggcgggcagagcgaggaGGAGGCGACGCAGAACCTGGACGCGATGAACAAGCTGGAGGTGCTCAAGCCCTGGACGCTGTCCTTCTCCTTCGGCCGCGCGCTGCAGCAGAGCACCCTCAAGAAGTGGGTCGGCAAGAAGGAGAACGTCGCCGCCGCGCAGGCCACCTTCGTCATCCGCTGCAAGGCCAACTCCGAGGCCGCGCTGGGCAAGTACGCCGGCTCCGGCGCCGGGGACGCCGCCGCCTCCGAGAGCCTGTACGTCAAGGGGTACAAGTACTAAAGCCGCCACTGCTGACTGTGCCGACCCAATCCTTGTGTCCCACGTCGCAgcgctcggactgtgccgagataTATGTGCTACACTAGTGTTTGTGTACTAAATTCTCTTCTCTTCGTCCGGCTCCTATTTGAGCAAaacatacacacacacacacacacaacacGTTGATCTATTTGCAGCTCGCAATGTACAGTATTACTGGAACATAAGTGCAATATATATAGATGTGACCATCTTACTTATTACTGAAGCTTTAATCCATGGGGTCATTGCATACAGAATGCATATTTTCCATGGCGATAGTTTTGCTTCACAATATCCATTATCTCATTCAGAATTTTACTGCTGTCTAACTTGTTTACCTAACAAAAGAGATAAAAGGAGGAAAAATCTGTACATTATTTTCTGGTGCGCTTCCTTTTGGCATAACTAGTGTAGCGAAACTACTGAGACAGTGTTATCTCATTCAGAATTACAAAATGATGAAGCACAGTAGCATCAAAGCTGGTTCTGAACATTTTTCAATCCCATTGGCTTCAAATCAGTAGAGCCTGATCCTCGTGGTTATGTGTTGCTGGCACAGAGGGCAGCGCTCCAAATCTCTCCCGCATTCATAGCAAGTCTGCAATACGTACATGTACGTTAACCACCTAGAATGCACAACAGTAAATGTCTAGTAAAAACGTCGAGTATTGTTGGCTAAGGGTTCCCGCACCTGATGTCCACACCCAAATGCAAGGTCCTTCGATTTATACATGCAGATGGGGCACAGCTGCAGGTAAAATGGGCCAGGCCTCTTAGTTTGAGAGAACATATGTTGTAGCACACATTTCATTTCATCAGTAGAAAGGAACTCAAAACCTCGAGTACCCTTTGTTTCAGTATTTGGAAGCCATTATTATATTATAGTTGGTAGATCAATGGAATATAAGGTACAAGTAAACTGAGAAATAGCCAAAttagtgttcgagaaaaaaagagAAATAGCCAAATTAGATTAGGCACCATATTCTACTGTAGAAGTTAAAGAAACAAAATGCAATGGGGCATATAAACAATCCTAATAAGACGCCGAGACCACAGGTAAAGGCCAAATCTCCAGTATTGCAGTTTAAGCTTTGCATTTGGGCATGAAATGGACGGGGGATGGTGAATATAAGAAAGATATACATACAATTCTGTCCTCCAGAGCACTTTCTGATACGTAAGTGTCAGGTCCCTTTGGGGCTGCAGGTTGCTGCTGTTTCAAGCTCTCAGAACGTTGCTGGTAGACACTTGTTTGTTGGTCAAAGCTACTTGATCGCGAATAAACACCAGACTGTTGGCTAAAGCTAGTAGTCCGTGAATAAGCAGTCCTTGTTGGTGGCGGCAGAGCAATTCTTGGAGTTATTCTTTGGCGGCGGCTGAAGCAGTATGGAAAAACAATAAAGTGATCAAATAGCACATTATTGCTCAAAGCTCAGAATATAGTTCTAATGGAGTCAGTATGGTATTGTGAAGCTATATTAGATACCCTAAGAGTTGGAGATCAAGTGTTGCTTTGTACTGTGTAGGGATTTCCATCAGCGCTGACAATGCAAATTCTGCCTCCTTTCTGTCAGCTGCTATGCTCTTTGACATAATCTCCGTGAAGTTCACAAACTGCATAAAGTGAAGAATTCTTCCATGCTTATTCATTTTTGAACCAGAATATTTCGTTTCGTATTAGAAATAGTCTGTAGAACAATCACCTGGAAATTGTCAAATGACCGAGCAGGTATATTGTCATCAAACTGGTGCATCATGTCCCATGGTCCATCAccaaccccaacaagaacaattgACAGGGGGAACTGGCTGTTTTATTTTTTTAAAAGGTAGATGTTATTCTGTGTTTGCCCTGTTGTGACAGTAGACAAGGTAGAACGTGAAGGTACTATTTTCAAAGCCCCAATAAGATACAGTACCTTGCTCTTACTATTGCATCTATAGTATCCCGCTCCTGTGGACTCAATTGTCCAGATTGTGTATCGACACTTCGGGTAACCTAGCAGAAGTTTTATCCAAGTGAAAAAAGGATGGACAACCAAAATGTTCCACTAGAAAAGAGTTCTGCTGACAGCCACTTAATGATAAGAAATAACAggcaacagaaacaaaaaaaatgaCCATGTATTCGCCAACCTGTCCATCTGCGATTATCAGAAGAACATGATATTGACCACCAGTGCTGTCAACAATTCCAATTGCTGTCTCGATCATCGGAGCGAAAGATGTAGGTCCTgttacaaaattaaaactatacaTACTTTAACATGCTATTCTCTCCCTGACAAACTACTTAAATTTTAGCTACCATGTAATAAATAGCTAGCTATAATTTTACTGTAGGGGCTTCCCTACAATATTTCTCTTCAAAAATAGCTAGCTATAATACGATGTAAAATTGCAATTCTGCTCCTTTTCTCCCTTTTACGAAAGAGCAAGCTTGGTTTTGGTTCAGAAAAACAAAAGAGAGAAAAATAATCTATATTAAATCTTCACTAAACAAACCTGCTAATCGAAGAGTTGGAACGATTTCTCTGTATCTGTCTAGTGCCTCTTCAAATCCGTTGCATGGGCGGTTCTCTGGGTAAAAGCTGAATACCTCCTGATCATGAGTTGATGCTGGCAGAAGAAAACAGAAGCACTAATTCAACGCTGTGCTTTAAACATGTTACTGAAAACCCACGAAGTGTTCATCAGAAAAAGGCAACTAAATGATTACCGTCACCAAATCCAAAGCAGGGAATCAAGTTATCTTCATCAAATACTGAAAGTGTCCTTCCAATAATAGATATAGCTTGCTCATATGGGTTCGGAGTGTTTCCAATATCATGTAGGCAGCGGCGATTAAATGAAATTTTACCTAACATAGATTTTTTTACAAGTTAAATGAAAACCGAGAAGTATTATGATCCAACATGGATTTTTGCATGTTTAAACTTAAAAGTAGTATGATTGTACAATTACATTTTTCCATGTTCAAACTGAAAAGCAGTACGCTTGAACAACAGATAAAGGACAATTATCAGACCAAAGCAACAAGAGTTTTATTGAGGCATCCTTTCTACAGTGAGGCAGTACTAATTGCTAGCTTATCCTTTTGAAAAAATCGTTTCCCTAACATGATTTCCTTTAAACAACAGATGAGAAGTTAGCATGTCAGTGGCATTACAGGTAAAACCGATCTCTTCAATCAATAATAGTAAACCACAAGCTTTGACATAGGCAAAGGCAACTACTACTAGATCTGAAAAAAGGTATGCACTAAAACCAGGCAAATCAAGAAATAATCTGGTAGCTTAGTGTGTAATGAGTACCAGTGCAGCACAGAGTATACATAGAGAAACACAAGTATGTATCTAAAGTAAAAAAGGAAATATCATCTGCGAACCTGTCCATTCATTGCTCTTTGTAAAATCAATGCCTACGATAAGATTTGAAGATTCAAGGCCTGCTTGCGCCAAAGCTTCAGTCACCTGTAACAGTACAGAACCATATAAAAACTGGTGTAGTAACAACCTCAGGTTCACAGTACTCAGGGAAGAAATAGTGCGCAAGACTACAGTAGGTGTCCTATCTGACTGAACACTGAAGGAACTGAAGCAAACTACGAAATTGATTATAATGACAAGCATATAATCTTCATATTGCTTAATACTCCTACATGACAGTAACAAGTAGTGAAGAGAGTGCGGCAATACAACCCTTGTGGAATCTAATCCTGTAAACATAATTTCTTCTAAAGTTCACAAAGGATGGTTGAACCCAAAAGAAGAACAGTGCCATTCTACCAAGCTAGTGGAAAACACAAACCAAAAGTAGCAATGCAGACAAGAGTGCCAGCAAAAGATGTGGCCATGCCATCAAGGCATT
It encodes:
- the LOC100281056 gene encoding copine-1 isoform X1 codes for the protein MGQKDSKPSNGYGYSSDYGGTSSGYNLRNTGSTSSSYGARYVPSSENNVQPETHARLQRKYSRIGDDYRSLSQVTEALAQAGLESSNLIVGIDFTKSNEWTGKISFNRRCLHDIGNTPNPYEQAISIIGRTLSVFDEDNLIPCFGFGDASTHDQEVFSFYPENRPCNGFEEALDRYREIVPTLRLAGPTSFAPMIETAIGIVDSTGGQYHVLLIIADGQVTRSVDTQSGQLSPQERDTIDAIVRASQFPLSIVLVGVGDGPWDMMHQFDDNIPARSFDNFQFVNFTEIMSKSIAADRKEAEFALSALMEIPTQYKATLDLQLLGRRQRITPRIALPPPTRTAYSRTTSFSQQSGVYSRSSSFDQQTSVYQQRSESLKQQQPAAPKGPDTYVSESALEDRILCPICMYKSKDLAFGCGHQTCYECGRDLERCPLCQQHITTRIRLY
- the LOC100274515 gene encoding Fructose-bisphosphate aldolase 5, cytosolic; protein product: MSAFVGKYTDELIKTAKCLATPGKGILASDESTGTIGKRLSSINLENVESNRQALRELLFTAPGVFDYLSGVILFEETLYQKTSDGKPFVDVLIAGGVVPGIKVDKGTVEIAGTDGETTTQGLDSLGARCAKYYEAGARFAKWRAVLKVGPAGQGQPSELAVRQNVEGLARYALICQENGLVPIVEPEILTDGGHDIGTCAAATERVLAALYKSLSDHKVLLEATLLKTNMVTPGSDSPKVSAEVIAEYTVAALRRTVPPAVPGVVFLSGGQSEEEATQNLDAMNKLEVLKPWTLSFSFGRALQQSTLKKWVGKKENVAAAQATFVIRCKANSEAALGKYAGSGAGDAAASESLYVKGYKY